In Quercus robur chromosome 11, dhQueRobu3.1, whole genome shotgun sequence, the following proteins share a genomic window:
- the LOC126706508 gene encoding diphthamide biosynthesis protein 3-like, translating into MSYDDVEIEDMEWNSELQAYTYPCPCGDLFQITKDELKLGEEIARCPSCSLYITVIYNLDDFLADSKTNNNNNTPNQPIAVA; encoded by the coding sequence ATGTCGTACGACGACGTAGAGATCGAGGACATGGAGTGGAACTCCGAGCTACAGGCTTACACGTATCCATGCCCTTGCGGGGACCTGTTTCAGATCACAAAGGACGAGCTCAAACTCGGCGAAGAGATCGCCCGGTGCCCTAGCTGCTCTCTCTACATCACCGTCATCTACAACCTCGATGACTTTCTCGCCGACTCcaaaaccaataacaacaacaacaccccTAACCAACCTATCGCCGTTGCTTAA